Proteins from one Anthonomus grandis grandis chromosome 8, icAntGran1.3, whole genome shotgun sequence genomic window:
- the LOC126739134 gene encoding uncharacterized protein LOC126739134: MGSTGQATMTGFICRLCSKQRKIVIHLYTSRAKKLDLINKIKLLPISLQLHDNLPKTICEPCIEKLEMQYRLVKKIRESNKLYQVHRIYHGDARSCDPCCPLHERHFEPEDDEND; encoded by the exons ATGGGGAGTACGGGGCAAGCGACCATGACCGGATTCATATGTCGATTGTGttctaagcaaagaaaaatCGTAATACATCTTTACACATCCAGAGCAAAGAAACTGGACCttatcaacaaaattaaattattacctaTTTCG tTGCAATTGCATGACAACCTGCCCAAAACAATCTGTGAGCCTTGCATAGAGAAACTGGAAATGCAATACAGACTagtgaaaaaaattagagaaagtAACAAACTGTATCAAGTTCACCGAATTTACCAT GGTGACGCTCGCTCTTGCGATCCTTGTTGCCCTCTTCACGAAAGACATTTTGAGCCAGAGGATGACGAAAATGACTGA
- the LOC126739132 gene encoding uncharacterized protein LOC126739132, whose translation MEIDTSDEELFLFQILLEEEEKTEKKKRKHKMWVHDICRERKLYGEFHHLIPDLKKDPTKFFEYFRMSEEKFEELLHILNNDLIKQKSKFREPVEPYERLAVCLRFLATGNSFRSLAFSFRLGEKTVRAIVYETCTAIWQRMKIDTPSEEQWETIACQFWDKWNFPNCIGSLDGKQVVIECLAKSGSKFFGYKKTFCVVLLALVGADYKFLVVDIGGLGKNSDGNIFSNSNFGKALAENRLNIPHDKPLPGTEDAMPHVIIGDAAFPLGRHLMRPYPGNQTLASEEKKVFNYRLSRARRVSENAFGILCRRFRIYERRLSMTPEHINIVVAATCCLHNFLITNVGLQDDLKENNETLEGLVNLPHFGGNATQLALSIRDKFKQYFVSNFGSLPWQLQVVRRGFRHHE comes from the exons ATGGAAATAGATACGTCTGATGAAGAGTTGTTCCTGTTTCAAATATTGCtggaagaggaagaaaaaacgGAAAAAAAGAAACGTAAACATAAAATGTGGGTTCACGATATTTGCAGGGAAAGAAAACTATACGGAGAATTTCACCATTTAATTCCAGATTTGAAAAAAGAccctacaaaattttttgaatattttcgtatgtcagaagaaaaatttgaagaattactgcatattttaaataacgaccttataaaacaaaaatctaaatttagaGAACCAGTAGAGCCATATGAACGACTGGCTGTCTGTCTCAG gtttttggcGACTGGCAACTCTTTTCGATCACTTGCTTTCAGTTTTCGTTTAGGAGAAAAGACTGTAAGAGCTATAGTCTACGAAACTTGTACAGCAATATGGCAGAGAATGAAAATTGACACACCTTCGGAAGAACAATGGGAAACAATAGCTTGTCAGTTTTGGGATAAATGGAATTTTCCCAACTGTATAGGTTCGTTAGACGGGAAACAAGTTGTTATAGAATGTCTCGCAAAAAGTGGATCGAAATTCTTTggctataaaaaaacattttgtgtggttttattagctttggtAGGCGCCGATTATAAATTTCTGGTGGTCGACATTGGCGGCCTAGGGAAAAACTCcgatggaaatattttttcgaattccAATTTCGGAAAAGCGCTAGCAGAGAACAGACTGAACATTCCTCATGACAAACCACTTCCTGGCACGGAAGATGCAATGCCTCATGTTATCATTGGAGATGCAGCATTTCCTTTGGGAAGGCATTTAATGAGACCATATCCTGGTAACCAGACTTTAGCCTCTGAAGAGAAGAAAGTGTTTAATTATAGGCTAAGCCGAGCACGACGGGTCAGTGAAAATGCGTTTGGCATACTATGCAGAAGGTTTAGAATATACGAAAGACGATTATCCATGACCCCTGAACATATTAACATTGTAGTGGCAGCAACGTGTTGTTtacataactttttaattacCAATGTGGGGTTACAAgacgatttaaaagaaaataatgaaacattGGAAGGATTAGTGAATTTACCACACTTTGGTGGAAATGCAACACAACTTGCTCTCAGTATTCGGGACaagtttaaacaatattttgtatCGAATTTCGGATCACTACCTTGGCAATTACAGGTCGTAAGAAGAGGATTTCGTCATCACGAATAA